In the genome of Nonlabens sp. MB-3u-79, one region contains:
- the def gene encoding peptide deformylase — MILPVVAYGDPVLRKKAKDITPEHPQFKEILENMWETMYNASGVGLAAPQVGLPIRLFLVDTTPFADDSELTKEESEQLVGFKKAFINAEIIEENGEEWAFNEGCLSIPNVREDVYRQEEVVIRYLDENFEGQTDTYQGLIARVIQHEYDHIEGILFTDKISSLKKRLIKGRLSNISKGKTNVDYRMRFPDVKGRRQ; from the coding sequence ATGATTTTACCAGTAGTCGCTTACGGCGATCCAGTTTTAAGAAAAAAAGCAAAGGATATTACTCCAGAGCACCCACAATTCAAAGAGATTCTTGAAAATATGTGGGAAACCATGTACAATGCTAGCGGAGTTGGACTTGCTGCACCACAAGTGGGCTTGCCTATTAGACTTTTTCTAGTAGACACCACCCCTTTTGCCGACGATTCAGAACTTACTAAAGAAGAATCAGAACAACTCGTCGGATTTAAAAAGGCATTTATCAATGCAGAGATCATTGAAGAGAATGGAGAAGAGTGGGCTTTTAATGAGGGTTGTTTGAGTATCCCTAATGTAAGGGAAGACGTTTATCGTCAGGAAGAAGTGGTGATAAGGTACTTAGATGAAAACTTTGAAGGACAAACAGATACCTATCAGGGACTAATAGCTCGTGTCATACAACACGAGTACGATCATATAGAAGGTATTTTGTTTACAGATAAAATTTCAAGCCTTAAAAAGCGTTTGATAAAAGGCAGGCTTTCTAATATTTCTAAAGGAAAAACTAATGTGGATTATCGCATGCGTTTTCCAGATGTAAAAGGAAGAAGACAATAA
- the ruvX gene encoding Holliday junction resolvase RuvX — MARLLAIDYGKKRTGIAVTDPMQIIASGLTTVATRDLTAFLLDYLGKEEVEAIVLGEPKQMDYTDSELGPWLRTYTLQLQELFPNVKIEREDERFTSKMAHAAMRTGGLKKKQRQNKALVDEIAATIILQSYMDRNR; from the coding sequence ATGGCAAGATTACTAGCAATAGATTACGGTAAAAAAAGAACAGGAATAGCAGTAACTGATCCTATGCAAATTATTGCCTCTGGACTCACCACTGTAGCTACTCGTGATTTGACCGCTTTTCTTCTGGATTACCTGGGTAAAGAAGAGGTAGAAGCTATAGTTTTAGGGGAACCTAAACAAATGGATTACACCGATAGTGAACTAGGCCCTTGGTTGAGAACATACACGTTACAATTACAAGAATTGTTTCCTAATGTAAAAATAGAACGTGAAGACGAACGCTTCACATCAAAAATGGCTCATGCCGCCATGCGCACAGGGGGGCTTAAAAAGAAGCAACGACAGAATAAAGCACTGGTAGATGAAATAGCAGCGACTATAATTTTACAGAGTTATATGGATCGAAATAGATAA
- a CDS encoding glycosyltransferase family 9 protein, with protein MKILLLQYQMLGDVLTSTIIADQLKITYPDAHLDYLIIAHADALVKHHPAIDGLIKVSKSDFEKMSFILSLSRKLKHKKYDLLIDAYGKNNSALLSLLSGAKQRIGYKKWFSSLAYTDAVKNNPDPSIYKTGLALGSRMLLTTPLTKEVKWHLKPKIYLTNLEKEEGKKWLHKQGVDLEQPLTMVSVLGSSKNKTLPYSYMAKVLDKFVATTESQLLFNYIPSQRKEAQAIFSACSTTTQQHIFINAFAPSIRDFLKILSHCTGIIGNEGGAINMGKALDIPTFTVFSPWVNKTSWNVNEDGKKHISVHLQDYQPELYGDLSPKQMKAQAMELYEEFSPKLMFGDLDQFVQENY; from the coding sequence GTGAAGATATTGCTCCTTCAATATCAAATGCTGGGTGATGTGCTTACAAGCACCATCATTGCAGATCAGCTCAAGATTACCTATCCTGACGCTCATCTGGATTACCTCATCATAGCACATGCTGATGCTTTGGTAAAACACCACCCAGCTATCGACGGACTTATTAAAGTCTCCAAGTCAGATTTTGAGAAAATGAGTTTTATCCTCTCGCTTTCGCGGAAGCTAAAACACAAAAAATACGACCTTCTTATAGATGCTTATGGTAAAAACAATAGCGCCTTACTATCCCTCTTATCAGGAGCAAAACAAAGAATAGGTTATAAGAAATGGTTTTCTAGTCTGGCCTATACAGATGCTGTAAAAAACAATCCTGACCCTTCTATCTACAAAACTGGTCTGGCATTAGGAAGCCGAATGCTACTCACTACACCTCTTACCAAAGAGGTGAAATGGCATTTAAAACCTAAAATCTACCTCACCAATCTAGAAAAAGAAGAAGGGAAAAAATGGCTTCACAAACAAGGTGTTGACCTAGAACAACCCCTCACAATGGTAAGTGTTTTAGGAAGTAGTAAGAATAAAACCTTACCCTATTCCTACATGGCCAAGGTCCTTGATAAATTTGTAGCTACTACCGAGTCGCAATTACTTTTTAATTATATCCCAAGTCAAAGAAAAGAGGCTCAGGCTATTTTTAGTGCTTGCTCTACGACAACACAACAACATATTTTTATCAATGCTTTTGCACCTAGCATCAGAGATTTTCTAAAAATATTATCCCATTGTACCGGCATCATAGGAAATGAAGGAGGCGCAATAAATATGGGAAAGGCACTTGACATCCCTACATTCACCGTTTTTAGCCCATGGGTTAATAAGACCTCTTGGAATGTCAATGAAGATGGTAAAAAGCATATCTCTGTGCACTTACAAGATTACCAACCAGAATTATACGGCGACTTGTCACCTAAACAAATGAAGGCTCAAGCCATGGAGTTGTATGAAGAATTTTCTCCTAAATTAATGTTTGGGGATTTAGATCAGTTTGTTCAAGAGAATTATTGA
- a CDS encoding 2,3,4,5-tetrahydropyridine-2,6-dicarboxylate N-succinyltransferase translates to MDQLRIVIENAWEDRSQLENRVTQTAIREVVDMLDRGTLRVAEPTENGWIVNEWIKKAVVLYFPIQKMETIECGPFEYHDKIPLKTGYKSKGIRVVPNAVARHGAYISKGVIMMPSYINIGAHVEEGTMVDTWATVGSCAQIGKNVHLSGGVGIGGVLEPLQAAPVIIEDNAFIGSRCIVVEGIHVESEAVLGANVVLTASTKIIDVTGDKPVQYKGRVPARSVVIPGSYAKEFPAGTYNVPCALIIGQRKESTNKKTSLNDALREYNVAV, encoded by the coding sequence GTGGATCAATTAAGAATTGTAATAGAAAACGCATGGGAAGATCGTTCCCAATTAGAAAATAGGGTAACTCAAACCGCTATTAGAGAAGTGGTGGATATGTTAGATCGCGGCACACTACGTGTTGCAGAACCTACAGAAAACGGATGGATTGTAAACGAATGGATCAAGAAAGCTGTCGTCCTATACTTCCCTATTCAGAAAATGGAAACCATAGAATGTGGCCCATTTGAATACCACGATAAAATACCACTAAAAACAGGTTATAAGAGCAAAGGAATACGCGTTGTGCCCAATGCTGTAGCAAGACATGGTGCTTATATCTCAAAAGGGGTGATCATGATGCCTTCTTATATCAATATAGGTGCCCACGTAGAAGAAGGAACCATGGTTGATACTTGGGCGACCGTAGGAAGTTGTGCCCAGATAGGTAAAAACGTGCATTTAAGTGGTGGCGTAGGAATAGGTGGTGTTTTAGAACCTCTTCAAGCAGCCCCTGTAATTATAGAAGATAATGCATTCATAGGCTCTCGATGTATAGTCGTAGAAGGTATTCATGTAGAGTCAGAAGCTGTTTTAGGTGCCAATGTCGTACTCACAGCAAGTACCAAAATAATAGATGTCACTGGCGATAAGCCTGTTCAATATAAAGGTCGTGTACCAGCAAGGTCTGTAGTCATACCTGGTAGTTATGCTAAGGAGTTTCCGGCAGGAACTTATAACGTTCCCTGTGCATTAATAATAGGACAACGCAAAGAGAGCACTAATAAAAAGACGTCCCTTAACGATGCTTTACGTGAGTATAACGTAGCCGTTTAG
- a CDS encoding DUF5606 domain-containing protein: MSLENILSITGKPGLYQLKNKAKNGFVVESLLDKKTSIVGINHNVSVLKDISIYTYTKEMPLKEVLKKIAEKETNGPAISHKVGKKELENYFNEVLPDYDEERVYASDIKKVIQWYNLLQDNDLLGALEEE; the protein is encoded by the coding sequence ATGAGTTTAGAAAATATACTTTCCATAACAGGTAAGCCTGGGTTATACCAGTTAAAAAACAAGGCTAAAAACGGTTTTGTAGTAGAATCTTTGTTAGATAAGAAAACTTCTATAGTAGGCATCAATCACAATGTAAGTGTGCTTAAAGATATCTCTATATATACCTACACAAAAGAAATGCCTTTAAAAGAGGTTTTAAAAAAAATAGCCGAAAAGGAAACTAACGGTCCGGCGATCAGCCATAAGGTAGGTAAAAAGGAACTGGAAAATTATTTTAATGAAGTACTTCCAGACTATGATGAAGAGCGTGTTTATGCAAGTGATATTAAAAAGGTAATACAGTGGTACAACTTACTTCAAGATAATGACCTTTTAGGAGCTTTAGAGGAAGAGTAA